One part of the Methanobacterium sp. genome encodes these proteins:
- a CDS encoding ArsR family transcriptional regulator translates to MDLEAILDVMGCKTRRDILNLLTEEPRFVSEISKELEIGQKAIIEHLKAMEKLGLLKSSFQKIERGRPRKYYDISSKVEIQISIDGNVIRMDIRRDDFSKLQELENRFSLGHEDVIEDLENLIERYDRAKKYAEILLMEAKRRRNVIKLLEGGTERLIQ, encoded by the coding sequence ATGGATCTTGAAGCAATACTGGATGTTATGGGATGTAAAACAAGAAGAGATATATTAAATCTCCTGACAGAAGAGCCCCGTTTTGTAAGTGAAATATCTAAGGAGCTTGAAATAGGACAAAAAGCTATAATTGAACACTTAAAAGCAATGGAGAAATTAGGACTTTTAAAATCATCCTTCCAGAAGATAGAAAGGGGCCGTCCAAGAAAATATTACGATATATCAAGTAAAGTAGAAATTCAAATAAGTATAGATGGAAATGTTATTAGAATGGACATTAGAAGAGATGACTTCTCAAAATTGCAGGAACTGGAGAATAGATTCAGTTTAGGACATGAGGACGTCATTGAAGATCTGGAAAATCTTATTGAAAGGTATGATAGAGCAAAGAAATATGCTGAAATACTGTTAATGGAAGCAAAAAGAAGGAGAAATGTGATAAAATTATTAGAGGGAGGTACAGAGCGTCTTATCCAGTAA
- the hypF gene encoding carbamoyltransferase HypF, giving the protein MERVRILVHGIVQGVGFRPTVYRLAKEMGLKGSVRNLGNSVEIVLEGNKLQIEGFIKNLCNNKPPISKITGLNVNWEGSVETSEFDDFVILESAAEFSGSSVIPPDVAVCDKCLEEMFNKVDRRYKYPFTACTDCGPRFTVIKSIPYDRKRTSMDEFPLCDECLVEYSDPLNRRYHAEATCCFACGPSIFLYKDEILDVKNPIAKAVKLIDKGNILAIKGIGGTHLVLKATDDDPVITLRERLGRFNQPFACMSPDIETVKTFAEVADFEEKALISRRRPIVVLNKNENYYLAPSVSPDLHNLGVMLPYSGLHHLLFRETDEPAYIMTSANMPGEPMLIDNGEILAKLEGIADYYLLHDRKIVNRCDDSVIRFRNGDLAFIRRSRGYVPEPYDFSKIAGGINILALGPEIDVTFSLLKDQKCYVSQHIGNTTKYETYKYLQEAISYMMDITRTENIDVVACDLHPMFFTTKLAGELSERFKCDVYGVQHHHAHAGALFVDHGIDELICIAADGVGYGADGSAWGGEILHAKDENYERLGTLMPQNMAGGDLTTRYPVRMVIAMLYDYYSEEELRELMENEYIHYFKYGAKEIDLVLKQLDRQFNIQKTTSTGRVLDAISAALGICGERTYEGECAMKLESTAYYGEDTVEIPVEIKTEGGVNMLDTSKILISVLEAKKSGERVQNIACSAQKAVAEGLAKLGIKAADKTGVNVIGGTGGVFYNEAISRTIKNAVTESGYEFIQHKNTCAGDGSVSLGQAAIAAMYYKNR; this is encoded by the coding sequence TTGGAAAGAGTTAGAATCCTGGTGCATGGAATTGTACAGGGAGTTGGATTCAGGCCCACAGTTTATAGACTGGCTAAAGAAATGGGCCTTAAAGGATCGGTCAGAAACCTTGGAAACAGTGTTGAAATAGTTCTTGAAGGAAATAAATTACAGATCGAAGGATTTATAAAAAATTTATGCAATAATAAACCTCCAATTTCTAAAATAACAGGTTTGAATGTAAACTGGGAGGGGTCTGTTGAAACTTCTGAATTTGATGATTTTGTAATACTTGAAAGCGCTGCAGAATTTTCTGGATCATCTGTAATTCCACCAGACGTTGCAGTTTGCGATAAATGCCTTGAAGAAATGTTTAATAAAGTAGATAGACGGTATAAATATCCATTTACTGCATGTACTGACTGTGGACCTCGTTTTACTGTTATAAAATCAATTCCATATGATCGTAAGCGAACCTCAATGGATGAGTTCCCACTTTGTGATGAATGCCTGGTTGAATACAGCGATCCTTTAAATCGGCGTTATCATGCAGAAGCAACATGCTGCTTCGCCTGCGGACCTTCCATTTTTCTCTACAAAGATGAAATTTTGGATGTTAAAAATCCCATAGCAAAAGCCGTCAAACTCATAGATAAAGGAAATATACTTGCAATTAAGGGAATTGGAGGAACACATCTTGTTTTAAAAGCAACAGATGATGATCCTGTAATTACTTTAAGAGAAAGGCTTGGAAGATTTAACCAGCCCTTTGCCTGCATGTCTCCAGATATTGAAACTGTAAAGACCTTTGCCGAAGTTGCAGATTTCGAAGAAAAAGCTTTAATTTCAAGGAGAAGGCCAATTGTAGTGCTTAATAAAAACGAAAATTATTATCTGGCACCATCTGTGTCTCCAGATCTTCATAACCTTGGAGTAATGCTCCCCTATTCTGGACTGCACCACCTGCTTTTCAGGGAAACTGATGAACCAGCATACATCATGACATCTGCAAACATGCCCGGAGAACCCATGCTCATAGATAATGGCGAAATACTGGCAAAATTAGAAGGGATAGCAGATTATTATCTTCTTCATGATAGAAAAATAGTTAATAGATGTGATGATTCAGTTATAAGGTTTAGAAATGGAGATTTAGCGTTTATAAGGCGTTCAAGGGGTTATGTGCCTGAACCATACGATTTTTCAAAAATTGCAGGCGGTATAAACATTTTAGCTCTTGGGCCTGAGATCGATGTAACATTTTCCCTGCTAAAAGACCAGAAATGCTATGTATCACAGCATATTGGAAACACAACCAAATATGAAACCTACAAATACCTGCAGGAAGCCATTAGCTACATGATGGACATAACAAGGACAGAAAATATAGATGTTGTGGCATGTGACCTTCATCCAATGTTTTTTACAACTAAGCTTGCAGGAGAATTGAGTGAAAGGTTTAAATGCGATGTTTACGGAGTTCAGCATCATCATGCACATGCAGGGGCGCTTTTTGTTGATCATGGAATTGACGAACTCATATGCATCGCTGCAGACGGTGTAGGTTATGGTGCAGATGGATCAGCATGGGGGGGCGAGATATTACATGCTAAAGATGAAAATTATGAAAGATTGGGTACTTTGATGCCGCAAAATATGGCTGGTGGAGATTTAACCACCAGATATCCTGTAAGAATGGTAATAGCCATGCTTTATGATTATTACAGTGAAGAGGAACTTAGAGAACTGATGGAAAATGAATATATTCATTATTTTAAATATGGTGCTAAAGAGATAGATCTGGTCTTAAAACAACTTGATAGGCAGTTTAATATCCAGAAAACAACCAGTACCGGGCGCGTGCTTGATGCAATTTCAGCTGCACTTGGAATTTGTGGAGAGAGAACTTATGAAGGTGAATGTGCCATGAAACTGGAGTCAACAGCTTATTATGGGGAAGATACAGTTGAGATTCCTGTTGAAATTAAAACTGAGGGTGGAGTTAACATGCTGGATACTTCTAAAATACTGATTTCTGTTTTGGAGGCTAAAAAATCAGGGGAACGTGTTCAAAATATTGCATGTTCAGCCCAGAAAGCTGTAGCAGAAGGTCTTGCAAAATTAGGCATAAAAGCTGCAGATAAAACAGGTGTTAATGTAATTGGTGGAACTGGAGGCGTATTTTACAATGAAGCTATCAGCAGAACCATAAAAAATGCTGTAACAGAAAGTGGATATGAATTTATTCAGCATAAAAATACATGTGCTGGAGATGGTTCTGTTTCGCTGGGGCAGGCTGCTATTGCTGCTATGTATTATAAAAACAGATAG
- the larB gene encoding nickel pincer cofactor biosynthesis protein LarB has protein sequence MKEILQRLVNNEISPEEAEKMLKTLHIEELEDFAKLDTSRHLRTGIPEVIYAENKDDEDLLKIILHCAHMGHVMVTRLTAQRYELMKPEIEKIKENSLIEYNRKARVLVIKNREIKKRGKIGILTAGTSDIPVAEEARITAEEMGCEVLTAHDTGVAGIHRLFSPLKQMLAEDVKAIIVVAGMEGALPSVVAGLVDVPVIGVPTSVGYGVGEGGFTALYSMLQSCSPGIAVVNIDNGFGAGVFAAKLTKQALKD, from the coding sequence ATGAAAGAAATACTCCAAAGGCTTGTAAACAATGAAATTTCCCCTGAAGAAGCTGAAAAAATGCTTAAAACGTTGCATATTGAAGAACTGGAAGATTTTGCAAAATTAGATACTTCAAGGCACTTAAGGACAGGTATCCCCGAGGTGATATATGCAGAAAATAAGGATGATGAAGATCTATTGAAAATTATATTGCATTGTGCTCATATGGGTCATGTGATGGTTACGCGGCTTACTGCGCAAAGATATGAATTAATGAAACCTGAAATTGAAAAAATTAAAGAAAATAGCCTTATTGAATATAACAGAAAGGCACGCGTTCTTGTTATTAAAAATAGGGAGATAAAAAAAAGGGGCAAGATAGGTATTTTAACTGCAGGGACCTCTGATATTCCTGTGGCAGAAGAAGCACGAATTACAGCTGAAGAAATGGGTTGTGAGGTTTTAACAGCTCATGATACGGGTGTTGCTGGAATACACCGTCTTTTTTCTCCATTGAAGCAAATGCTTGCAGAAGATGTTAAAGCAATTATTGTGGTGGCTGGAATGGAGGGGGCGCTGCCTTCTGTGGTTGCAGGACTTGTTGATGTACCTGTAATTGGAGTTCCAACTTCAGTAGGATATGGAGTAGGAGAAGGAGGATTTACAGCTCTCTATTCAATGCTCCAGTCATGTTCTCCTGGAATTGCAGTTGTAAATATTGATAATGGTTTTGGAGCAGGGGTTTTTGCAGCTAAATTAACTAAACAGGCTCTTAAAGATTAA
- a CDS encoding nitroreductase family protein yields MDVFEAISKRRSIRKYKDTPVDDEKIEMILEAGRIAPSAANRQEWKFIVVKNKETREKLAVAANDQKFVAEAQVIIVACATESERVMPCGQYAYTVDISIAVSFMILEATEQGLGTCWLGAYDEEKVRNVLQIPERIRVPAMFTLGYADEEPHQRPRKHLSEIISSEFYMTH; encoded by the coding sequence ATGGATGTTTTTGAGGCTATAAGTAAAAGAAGAAGCATCAGGAAGTATAAAGATACTCCAGTTGATGATGAGAAGATTGAAATGATACTGGAAGCAGGGCGAATTGCTCCATCTGCTGCAAACAGACAGGAATGGAAATTTATAGTGGTTAAAAACAAGGAAACAAGGGAAAAACTTGCAGTAGCTGCTAACGATCAGAAATTTGTTGCTGAAGCACAGGTTATAATAGTGGCATGCGCAACAGAATCAGAAAGAGTAATGCCCTGCGGCCAGTATGCATATACAGTTGATATATCTATTGCAGTTTCATTTATGATTCTTGAAGCCACTGAACAGGGCCTTGGAACATGCTGGCTTGGAGCATATGATGAAGAAAAAGTAAGGAATGTTTTACAGATTCCTGAAAGAATCAGAGTTCCAGCAATGTTTACATTGGGATATGCAGATGAAGAACCGCATCAAAGACCGCGAAAGCATTTAAGTGAGATTATTAGCAGTGAATTTTACATGACTCACTAA
- a CDS encoding thermonuclease family protein, giving the protein MKKLNIILIFILFLSIMSIAGCISQNNTSYDYNQSYNQSSTSKTANNTTEAPSQSSTSQATNTTKALKTNYEASGYCSYVVDGDTIDVDGVGRIRFVGVNTPERGQAGYQEAKDFVKGLCLGKTVGLDIDNAKHYDKYGRVLSVVYAGDTNVNAELLKKGYAEVMYIPPSEFNPYSWAGTTNYRTVSKSTSSNNADYYMGNRNSKKFHEPSCSSVSKMSEKNKVRLTSRQEAINGGYNPCGICNP; this is encoded by the coding sequence TTGAAAAAATTAAATATAATTTTAATATTCATTTTATTTTTAAGTATTATGAGTATAGCAGGCTGTATTAGCCAAAATAATACTTCCTATGATTATAATCAAAGTTATAATCAATCTTCCACTTCTAAAACAGCTAATAACACTACCGAAGCTCCCAGCCAATCTTCCACTTCTCAAGCAACTAATACTACCAAAGCTCTTAAAACTAATTATGAAGCCAGCGGTTATTGTTCATATGTTGTTGATGGAGATACCATTGATGTGGATGGTGTGGGTAGAATACGTTTTGTAGGTGTGAACACTCCAGAAAGAGGACAGGCAGGTTATCAAGAAGCTAAAGATTTTGTTAAGGGTTTATGTTTAGGAAAGACTGTTGGTTTAGATATTGATAACGCTAAACATTATGATAAATATGGAAGAGTTCTATCTGTTGTTTATGCTGGAGATACCAACGTAAATGCAGAATTATTAAAAAAAGGATATGCAGAAGTGATGTATATTCCTCCATCTGAGTTTAATCCTTATTCATGGGCAGGAACAACTAATTATCGAACAGTGAGTAAAAGTACCAGCTCAAATAATGCTGATTATTATATGGGAAATCGTAATTCAAAGAAGTTTCATGAACCTTCCTGCTCTTCAGTATCTAAAATGAGTGAGAAAAATAAAGTCCGTTTAACTTCCAGGCAAGAAGCTATTAATGGAGGTTATAATCCTTGTGGTATTTGTAATCCTTAA
- a CDS encoding alpha/beta hydrolase: MGKYVELNGIRTWYDDHGKGEPLVMFHPGGVGVDSSVFEPNLDSLTSRFHVFLPERRGHGHTPDTPGTYSYELVADDMIYFLEQVVGSEARILGMSDGAIIALFVVLKRPDLVERLICAGGVFHNSGWAPSVISQAPAKQNFEIEKKLYEMHTGGPKLTRKDLKKILCRTLVMIGDDDEVTLEHAMDFYRALPKGELAVVPGTSHGFLVEKPELCNKIIFEFMTLDPVQTFAPIRRK; encoded by the coding sequence ATGGGAAAATATGTTGAGCTAAATGGCATACGGACGTGGTATGATGATCACGGTAAGGGCGAGCCCCTTGTTATGTTTCACCCCGGCGGAGTCGGGGTTGATTCCAGTGTTTTTGAGCCGAATCTCGATTCACTTACCTCACGTTTCCACGTATTTTTGCCAGAACGACGTGGCCATGGCCATACGCCTGATACTCCGGGTACTTACAGCTACGAACTCGTCGCAGATGACATGATCTATTTCCTCGAACAAGTCGTCGGCAGTGAGGCCCGGATACTTGGCATGAGCGACGGTGCCATAATAGCACTTTTTGTGGTGTTGAAACGTCCGGATCTTGTGGAGCGGCTGATATGCGCAGGCGGTGTATTTCATAATAGTGGCTGGGCTCCCAGCGTGATCAGTCAAGCTCCTGCAAAGCAAAATTTTGAAATAGAAAAGAAGCTCTATGAGATGCATACAGGTGGGCCCAAGCTCACGAGAAAAGATTTAAAAAAGATACTGTGTCGGACCCTCGTCATGATCGGTGATGACGATGAAGTCACACTCGAGCATGCCATGGACTTTTATCGAGCCCTGCCAAAAGGTGAATTAGCGGTTGTTCCCGGTACTTCGCATGGTTTTCTCGTAGAAAAACCAGAGCTTTGTAATAAAATCATTTTTGAATTCATGACGTTAGACCCTGTACAGACATTTGCGCCGATCCGCCGTAAATAG